A window from Malania oleifera isolate guangnan ecotype guangnan chromosome 7, ASM2987363v1, whole genome shotgun sequence encodes these proteins:
- the LOC131159468 gene encoding probable adenylate kinase 7, mitochondrial isoform X1, which translates to MAGFGRSMTSISAGAAGPPSLRLLHSVFRRFFGTAAAQPLRDHDHYCYRNEGEPRQYELVSPAMADPEGSVPLRGVQWVFIGAKKHVYAERLSKLLEVPHISMRSLVHQDLCPRSALYKQIANAVNQGKIVSEDIIFGLLSKRLEDGYYRGESGFILDGIPRTQVQAEILDQLAEIDLVVNFKCMEDCSAKHQGSSIFSHCRDSHGISNPASTSFDMLSQCTQLNCSVANTEISLKGKPQAYAKQRKPVEDYYRKQKKLLDFQVGSAPGETWEGLLAALHLQHISPPHSSKKLTTGSSWLISNIANKVS; encoded by the exons ATGGCCGGATTTGGCCGCTCCATGACTTCCATCTCCGCTGGAGCGGCAGGGCCGCCTTCGTTGCGGCTCCTGCACTCGGTTTTCAGGCGATTCTTTGGAACCGCCGCAGCTCAGCCCCTGCGTGACCACGACCACTACTGTTATCGAAACGAGGGCGAGCCCCGCCAGTACGAGCTGGTTTCGCCGGCGATGGCCGACCCCGAAGGGTCGGTCCCACTGAGAGGAGTACAGTGGGTGTTCATTGGCGCAAAGAAGCACGTTTATGCGGAGAGGCTCTCGAAGCTTCTAGAAGTTCCCCACATTTCCATGCGCAGCCTCGTCCACCAAGACCTCTGCCCGAGGTCTGCTCTCTACAAGcag ATTGCAAATGCAGTGAACCAGGGAAAGATTGTTTCAGAAGATATAATATTTGGGCTTTTGTCAAAGAGGTTGGAAGATGGGTATTACAGAGGTGAAAGTGGGTTTATTCTGGATGGGATTCCTCGAACACAGGTCCAAGCT GAGATCCTTGACCAACTTGCTGAAATTGATCTGGTTGTTAATTTCAAATGCATGGAGGATTGCTCAGCAAAACACCAAGGAAGTAGTATCTTTTCACATTGTCGTGATTCTCATGGCATAAGTAACCCTGCTTCTACTAGTTTTGATATGCTTTCACAGTGCACTCAATTGAACTGTTCTGTGGCTAATACAGAAATTAGTTTGAAAGGAAAACCTCAGGCCTATGCAAAGCAG AGAAAGCCTGTAGAAGACTACTACCGGAAACAGAAGAAGCTTCTTGACTTTCAAGTAGGCAGCGCACCTGGAGAAACCTGGGAAGGGCTTTTGGCTGCATTACACCTCCAGCATATTAGTCCCCCACATTCTTCAAAAAAATTAACCACAGGATCCAGTTGGCT CATCTCTAACATTGCCAACAAGGTTTCATGA
- the LOC131159468 gene encoding probable adenylate kinase 7, mitochondrial isoform X2, giving the protein MAGFGRSMTSISAGAAGPPSLRLLHSVFRRFFGTAAAQPLRDHDHYCYRNEGEPRQYELVSPAMADPEGSVPLRGVQWVFIGAKKHVYAERLSKLLEVPHISMRSLVHQDLCPRSALYKQIANAVNQGKIVSEDIIFGLLSKRLEDGYYRGESGFILDGIPRTQVQAEILDQLAEIDLVVNFKCMEDCSAKHQGSSIFSHCRDSHGISNPASTSFDMLSQCTQLNCSVANTEISLKGKPQAYAKQRKPVEDYYRKQKKLLDFQVGSAPGETWEGLLAALHLQHISPPHSSKKLTTGSSWLSP; this is encoded by the exons ATGGCCGGATTTGGCCGCTCCATGACTTCCATCTCCGCTGGAGCGGCAGGGCCGCCTTCGTTGCGGCTCCTGCACTCGGTTTTCAGGCGATTCTTTGGAACCGCCGCAGCTCAGCCCCTGCGTGACCACGACCACTACTGTTATCGAAACGAGGGCGAGCCCCGCCAGTACGAGCTGGTTTCGCCGGCGATGGCCGACCCCGAAGGGTCGGTCCCACTGAGAGGAGTACAGTGGGTGTTCATTGGCGCAAAGAAGCACGTTTATGCGGAGAGGCTCTCGAAGCTTCTAGAAGTTCCCCACATTTCCATGCGCAGCCTCGTCCACCAAGACCTCTGCCCGAGGTCTGCTCTCTACAAGcag ATTGCAAATGCAGTGAACCAGGGAAAGATTGTTTCAGAAGATATAATATTTGGGCTTTTGTCAAAGAGGTTGGAAGATGGGTATTACAGAGGTGAAAGTGGGTTTATTCTGGATGGGATTCCTCGAACACAGGTCCAAGCT GAGATCCTTGACCAACTTGCTGAAATTGATCTGGTTGTTAATTTCAAATGCATGGAGGATTGCTCAGCAAAACACCAAGGAAGTAGTATCTTTTCACATTGTCGTGATTCTCATGGCATAAGTAACCCTGCTTCTACTAGTTTTGATATGCTTTCACAGTGCACTCAATTGAACTGTTCTGTGGCTAATACAGAAATTAGTTTGAAAGGAAAACCTCAGGCCTATGCAAAGCAG AGAAAGCCTGTAGAAGACTACTACCGGAAACAGAAGAAGCTTCTTGACTTTCAAGTAGGCAGCGCACCTGGAGAAACCTGGGAAGGGCTTTTGGCTGCATTACACCTCCAGCATATTAGTCCCCCACATTCTTCAAAAAAATTAACCACAGGATCCAGTTGGCT